In Bacteroidetes bacterium SB0662_bin_6, the following proteins share a genomic window:
- a CDS encoding DUF4974 domain-containing protein, producing MPAPFEHIDAIALYRDLTPERAMELQDILASDPAAAALLRKWCAVRASLVREMGEASADPEQFVLFVLHESGRAAALTDSERMRVEEIAPAFRQILADSSGLAAVASVIRNDMQDFEAHWAAWFTEASVGEAPASPRVSSSRSIRPVRRDRIPSRRVPAQAPSSKRRVLQAGIGVAAAAVLATLVFFLFPVDPDTVTVRTAVAEVRTVALPDGSSVRLLDDSRLTYASGAMVEGGQRRVEFEGRALFDIIPGTDRFLLVTPDAQVTVLGTSFGARTAGDGTEVVLVEGSLRLSGRRAPDKAVLLAPGQMSRMTSAGVPSDPVFVRIHEHLAWTGLFVFHATPVRDILPLLSGHYGVDISADEALLDERVTGRFAQEESLAGTLDIVAMAIGAAVETDKTESEDGSEGYHLTSLR from the coding sequence GTGCCTGCGCCGTTTGAACATATTGATGCGATCGCTTTGTATCGCGACCTGACCCCGGAGCGGGCCATGGAATTGCAAGATATTCTGGCTTCCGATCCTGCTGCCGCTGCGCTCCTCCGGAAATGGTGTGCCGTACGCGCTTCGCTGGTTCGCGAAATGGGCGAAGCCTCGGCGGATCCGGAACAGTTTGTTCTGTTCGTGCTGCACGAGAGCGGGCGAGCGGCTGCGCTGACCGATTCCGAACGAATGCGTGTCGAAGAGATTGCCCCTGCATTTCGGCAAATTCTTGCAGATAGTTCCGGGCTCGCGGCTGTAGCGAGCGTCATTCGCAACGACATGCAGGATTTCGAGGCGCACTGGGCGGCGTGGTTTACGGAGGCGTCCGTTGGGGAAGCGCCTGCTTCGCCCCGTGTATCTTCTTCCCGCTCTATTCGACCTGTCCGCAGGGATCGCATCCCCTCCCGGCGGGTTCCGGCGCAAGCGCCTTCTTCCAAACGCCGCGTTTTGCAGGCAGGAATCGGCGTGGCTGCCGCAGCCGTCCTCGCAACGCTTGTGTTTTTCCTGTTCCCGGTTGACCCGGATACAGTTACGGTCCGGACTGCCGTCGCCGAAGTGCGAACGGTTGCCTTGCCGGACGGCTCCAGCGTACGCCTGCTGGATGATTCGCGTCTGACCTATGCGTCCGGTGCGATGGTCGAAGGCGGGCAGCGGCGCGTCGAATTCGAGGGGCGCGCCCTTTTCGACATTATCCCGGGTACCGACCGATTCCTGCTCGTTACGCCGGATGCGCAGGTGACGGTCCTCGGCACGTCCTTCGGCGCGCGTACCGCCGGGGATGGCACGGAAGTCGTCCTGGTAGAGGGTAGTCTGCGATTGAGCGGCCGGCGGGCCCCGGACAAGGCGGTTCTGCTTGCTCCCGGCCAGATGAGCCGTATGACGTCAGCAGGCGTTCCTTCGGACCCTGTATTCGTACGGATCCACGAACACCTCGCATGGACGGGCCTGTTCGTATTTCACGCTACGCCGGTGCGCGACATCCTTCCCCTGCTTTCCGGGCACTACGGGGTCGATATTTCGGCGGATGAGGCGTTGCTCGACGAGCGGGTGACCGGCCGGTTTGCACAGGAGGAATCGCTTGCCGGAACGCTGGACATCGTAGCCATGGCGATAGGCGCCGCCGTCGAAACGGACAAGACCGAATCCGAAGACGGCAGCGAGGGATACCACCTCACATCTTTGCGCTGA
- a CDS encoding sigma-70 family RNA polymerase sigma factor, with the protein MLRAWFVSRIGQRAEVDDLVQNTLLRLHRSLPDLHEPDRLQAFVMKAAVFETQDYYRGRYAPREYLAGPDALSRWSEAIPGAGVRIDAERALDLLSEKARTILEMREYGYRYAEIARSLDMTEAAVKMQVKRALRKLRKTLGESGGA; encoded by the coding sequence ATGCTTCGCGCCTGGTTCGTATCGCGGATCGGGCAGCGGGCGGAGGTAGACGATCTGGTGCAGAACACGCTCCTGCGCCTCCACCGGAGCCTCCCGGACCTGCATGAGCCGGACCGGTTACAGGCTTTTGTCATGAAAGCGGCGGTGTTCGAAACCCAGGACTACTACCGGGGACGGTATGCCCCCCGGGAATACCTTGCCGGCCCGGATGCATTATCGAGATGGAGTGAAGCGATTCCGGGGGCGGGCGTACGCATCGATGCCGAGCGGGCGCTCGATCTCCTGAGTGAAAAGGCCCGTACGATTCTGGAAATGCGCGAATACGGCTATCGGTATGCGGAAATCGCGCGGTCGCTCGATATGACGGAAGCTGCCGTGAAGATGCAGGTGAAACGAGCGCTCCGCAAACTGCGCAAAACACTCGGAGAATCCGGCGGCGCATAA
- a CDS encoding T9SS type A sorting domain-containing protein, whose product MKALNKAVRGFVLAAILFFALSLNPGAIQAQSISNVQIETSPASNNTYVAGEVISVNVTYDAGLSVTGSPRLPIIIGDTKRYATFHLDDSLPDFSESAGLLNFDYTVQAGDNDADGISITGSLDLNGGSIQHTSTNANANLALGSYAISNDAGHKVSTPKPEITISTIATSITEGGNIPITVTRNTTSGAASFNVKFTVANGENFGWDTNPAAASGLASFADGSASASLSLPTHNDRLDEPDGTVTISLASGASYTVGTTSSVMVTIQDNEALGDPPVITSTTPGRQKISVSWALPTNLGTVNGVAATHNNLVFVEIYYRGTAPEWDGNDDGTPDTEWKEVFHNSSREDEPIVVNPYPGLEEDTEYEFRMRLSMTQGYTGYSDVVAGRTLTADAPVVSMLEITSDPGDDNTFVPGDEIVIEVRWTSWLEVTGTPLLPIRMGLDGRSDNIKYAVYDPVASYPHGLGQWGILLFKYTVQAGDEDADGITLVDPINANGGTIKKFCAGSSCTDTFANIVFDQSYSIISDPNYKVASPNLSVPIAPDLTAVEVSVNGQNISFRFPASVADPSRAPVTGYRVERSADGNAPWTAITPNLSPANEVIFTEQNVPYGTTRYYRVIALSAYGESAPSVTVSGTVAVPVVRSIAWAGGFTEAAANDGSVTGSVTATLTNDTFTAGVASGENVTVTNLPEGLAVDYALDDDRTILTLTLTGQATAHVDDVNNLTVALADGAFTGGDASNVTNATKSDLAIDFIQPATSQGSDPGPGSGGDGGGTPPTTPTTPTTPTSTEQEEVPAFLKLSGNYPNPFNPQTTIEYALPQAGSVRLSVIDLLGKEVAVLVDGIRQAANHKVQFDGSGLPSGMYLYRLETPERVLVRRMMLLK is encoded by the coding sequence ATGAAAGCCCTTAACAAGGCCGTGCGCGGTTTTGTCCTCGCCGCGATCCTCTTCTTTGCCCTGAGTCTGAACCCCGGAGCGATACAGGCGCAAAGCATTTCAAATGTACAGATAGAGACCAGCCCTGCCAGCAACAACACCTACGTGGCTGGCGAAGTCATCTCGGTAAATGTCACTTACGACGCCGGTCTGAGTGTGACGGGATCGCCCCGATTGCCTATTATCATTGGTGACACAAAGAGATATGCAACGTTTCATCTTGACGATTCACTTCCCGACTTTAGTGAGTCCGCCGGGCTTCTGAATTTTGATTATACCGTGCAGGCAGGAGACAATGACGCTGACGGGATAAGCATTACCGGTTCGCTCGATCTCAATGGAGGTTCAATCCAGCACACCTCCACTAATGCCAATGCGAATCTGGCCCTCGGCAGTTACGCTATTTCGAACGACGCAGGTCACAAGGTTTCCACCCCAAAACCTGAAATCACGATCTCGACCATCGCCACCTCCATTACCGAGGGAGGGAATATACCAATCACCGTCACAAGGAATACCACGTCCGGCGCCGCATCGTTCAACGTGAAATTCACTGTGGCGAACGGAGAGAATTTCGGATGGGACACAAACCCTGCGGCGGCCAGCGGACTGGCCTCTTTTGCGGACGGAAGCGCAAGCGCTTCGCTCTCCTTGCCTACGCACAACGACAGGTTGGACGAGCCAGACGGCACGGTTACGATCTCGTTGGCGAGCGGCGCCAGTTATACCGTGGGCACCACATCGAGTGTCATGGTAACGATCCAGGACAACGAAGCATTGGGCGATCCACCTGTGATAACTTCCACGACGCCCGGCAGGCAGAAAATCTCTGTTTCCTGGGCATTGCCAACAAACCTGGGCACTGTGAACGGCGTAGCCGCCACTCACAACAACCTTGTTTTCGTTGAAATATACTATCGCGGCACTGCGCCTGAGTGGGATGGCAATGACGACGGAACGCCGGATACGGAATGGAAGGAAGTCTTCCACAACAGCAGCCGGGAAGACGAACCCATAGTCGTTAATCCATATCCAGGCCTGGAGGAGGACACGGAATACGAATTTCGTATGCGCCTGTCAATGACTCAAGGGTACACTGGCTATTCGGATGTTGTGGCAGGCAGGACGCTCACGGCGGATGCACCAGTGGTGAGTATGTTAGAAATAACTTCCGATCCGGGCGATGACAACACCTTCGTTCCCGGCGATGAAATCGTAATAGAAGTCAGGTGGACTTCATGGCTGGAAGTGACAGGGACCCCACTGCTGCCTATCCGAATGGGTTTAGACGGCAGAAGCGACAATATAAAGTATGCTGTTTACGATCCCGTGGCGTCATACCCTCACGGATTGGGGCAATGGGGTATTTTGCTGTTCAAATACACGGTGCAGGCAGGAGATGAAGATGCGGACGGCATCACTCTTGTTGATCCGATCAATGCGAATGGCGGCACAATCAAGAAGTTTTGCGCCGGATCCTCATGCACAGATACGTTTGCGAATATCGTCTTCGACCAGAGTTATTCGATCATAAGTGACCCAAACTACAAGGTGGCCTCGCCTAACCTGAGCGTCCCAATCGCTCCTGACCTTACTGCCGTCGAGGTTTCAGTGAATGGCCAAAACATCAGTTTCAGGTTCCCGGCATCGGTAGCAGACCCGTCACGTGCGCCTGTGACCGGCTACAGGGTAGAGCGGTCGGCTGACGGCAACGCCCCGTGGACTGCGATTACGCCCAATCTGTCACCGGCGAACGAAGTCATCTTCACCGAACAAAACGTTCCCTATGGAACGACACGTTACTACCGGGTGATTGCATTGAGCGCATATGGCGAAAGCGCCCCGTCGGTAACTGTTTCGGGGACCGTTGCCGTGCCTGTGGTGCGGAGTATTGCTTGGGCGGGAGGATTTACCGAAGCGGCGGCGAATGACGGCTCGGTAACGGGTAGCGTCACAGCAACGCTGACCAACGACACATTCACCGCTGGCGTCGCATCGGGCGAGAACGTTACCGTAACAAATCTGCCGGAAGGGCTTGCCGTAGACTATGCTCTTGACGATGACCGCACGATCCTGACTCTGACGCTCACAGGCCAAGCCACGGCCCATGTCGATGACGTGAACAACCTGACTGTTGCTTTGGCCGACGGCGCATTTACTGGCGGCGATGCCTCTAATGTCACGAACGCCACGAAAAGCGATCTCGCCATCGACTTCATACAACCCGCTACCAGCCAAGGATCGGACCCTGGGCCAGGCTCAGGAGGAGACGGAGGAGGAACACCTCCCACCACACCTACTACACCCACAACGCCCACATCCACAGAGCAGGAAGAGGTGCCTGCTTTCTTGAAACTCTCGGGCAATTACCCGAATCCCTTCAACCCGCAGACAACCATCGAATATGCTTTGCCGCAAGCGGGGAGTGTGCGCCTTTCCGTCATTGATCTGTTGGGCAAGGAGGTGGCTGTTCTTGTGGACGGTATCCGGCAGGCGGCAAATCACAAGGTACAGTTTGATGGTTCCGGTCTGCCGAGCGGCATGTACCTGTACCGCCTCGAAACTCCCGAGCGTGTATTGGTGCGCCGCATGATGCTATTGAAGTAA